The following proteins come from a genomic window of Thiothrix unzii:
- the leuD gene encoding 3-isopropylmalate dehydratase small subunit produces MEKFTVHTGLVIPLDRSNVDTDAIIPKQYLKSIQRTGFGPTLFDDWRYLEPGEPGMDHSKRTPNPDFVLNAPRFAGASVLLARENFGCGSSREHAVWALTDYGIRAVIAPSYADIFFNNSFKNGLLPLTLPAEVIDQLFVEAQATEGYQLTVNLEEQQVVTPSGAAFAFSIDDFRKYCLLNGLDDIGLTLQHADDIRAYEAKRKQTAPWLF; encoded by the coding sequence ATGGAAAAATTTACTGTACACACCGGCTTGGTTATCCCGCTGGATCGTTCTAACGTCGATACCGATGCGATTATCCCCAAGCAATATTTGAAATCCATCCAGCGCACCGGTTTTGGCCCCACGCTGTTTGACGACTGGCGTTACCTTGAACCGGGCGAACCGGGCATGGATCACAGCAAACGCACCCCGAATCCCGATTTCGTGCTGAATGCGCCGCGTTTTGCGGGAGCTTCTGTATTGCTGGCGCGTGAAAATTTCGGCTGCGGATCGTCACGAGAACACGCGGTGTGGGCGTTGACGGATTACGGTATTCGGGCAGTGATTGCGCCGAGTTATGCGGATATTTTCTTCAACAACAGCTTTAAGAATGGCTTGCTGCCGTTGACCTTGCCTGCTGAAGTGATTGATCAGTTGTTCGTTGAGGCGCAAGCCACCGAAGGCTATCAGCTCACTGTGAATCTGGAAGAGCAGCAAGTGGTCACGCCGAGTGGCGCAGCGTTCGCGTTCAGCATTGACGACTTCCGCAAGTATTGTTTGCTGAACGGTTTGGATGATATTGGGCTGACGTTGCAACATGCTGATGACATTCGGGCGTATGAAGCAAAGCGTAAGCAAACAGCACCTTGGTTATTTTAA
- the leuC gene encoding 3-isopropylmalate dehydratase large subunit: protein MAGKTLYDKVWDAHVVRQEADGTALLYIDRHLVHEVTSPQAFEGLRLANRQPWRVNSMVAVPDHNVPTIGLEHGITDPVARLQVETLDANCRTFGITEFNIGDIRQGIVHVIGPEQGATLPGMTVVCGDSHTSTHGAFGALAHGIGTSEVEHVMATQCLIQKKMKNMLISVDGKVGAGVTAKDIVLAIIGEIGTAGGTGYAIEFGGEAIHDLSMEGRMTVCNMAIEGGARAGMIAVDDTTINYVKGRPYSPQAEDWEAAVAAWQDLHSDADAVFDRVIRLDAASIQPQVTWGTSPEMVLPVDGKTPDPANEADPVKASGIRAALKYMGLEANMPITDVQIDKVFIGSCTNSRIEDLRAAAEIAKGRKVAANVKLAMVVPGSGLVKQQAESEGLDKIFIEAGFEWRAPGCSMCLAMNADRLEPGERCASTSNRNFEGRQGQGGRTHLVSPAMAAAAAVTGHFADVRTL from the coding sequence ATGGCAGGCAAAACGCTCTACGATAAGGTCTGGGATGCGCATGTGGTGCGGCAAGAAGCCGACGGCACGGCTCTACTCTACATCGACCGGCACTTGGTTCACGAAGTCACCTCACCGCAAGCCTTTGAAGGGCTGCGTCTGGCTAACCGCCAACCTTGGCGCGTCAATTCAATGGTGGCAGTCCCCGATCATAATGTGCCGACCATCGGGCTGGAACACGGTATTACTGACCCGGTAGCGCGTCTGCAAGTCGAAACATTGGATGCGAATTGCCGCACGTTTGGCATTACCGAATTCAACATTGGCGACATCCGCCAAGGCATCGTGCACGTCATCGGCCCTGAGCAGGGTGCTACCTTGCCCGGTATGACCGTGGTTTGCGGCGATTCCCATACATCTACGCACGGCGCATTCGGCGCACTGGCGCACGGTATCGGCACATCCGAAGTCGAACACGTCATGGCAACCCAATGCCTCATCCAGAAAAAGATGAAAAACATGCTAATCAGCGTGGATGGCAAAGTCGGTGCAGGCGTGACCGCCAAAGACATCGTGCTGGCGATCATTGGTGAAATCGGCACAGCGGGCGGCACAGGTTACGCCATCGAATTCGGCGGCGAAGCGATTCATGATTTGTCGATGGAAGGGCGCATGACCGTGTGCAATATGGCTATCGAAGGCGGCGCACGCGCAGGCATGATCGCGGTCGATGACACCACCATCAATTACGTCAAAGGCCGTCCGTACTCGCCACAAGCTGAAGATTGGGAAGCAGCGGTAGCTGCATGGCAAGACCTGCATTCCGATGCTGACGCGGTGTTTGACCGGGTGATTCGCCTGGATGCTGCGAGTATTCAACCGCAAGTAACATGGGGAACATCCCCCGAAATGGTGTTGCCTGTCGATGGCAAAACGCCAGATCCCGCGAACGAAGCCGATCCCGTCAAAGCCAGTGGCATCCGTGCCGCGCTCAAATACATGGGCTTAGAAGCGAATATGCCGATTACCGACGTGCAAATCGACAAAGTATTCATCGGTTCATGCACCAATTCGCGCATCGAAGATTTACGTGCTGCGGCGGAAATCGCCAAAGGCCGCAAAGTCGCCGCGAATGTAAAACTGGCAATGGTCGTTCCCGGCTCTGGCTTGGTCAAACAACAAGCCGAAAGCGAAGGCTTGGACAAAATCTTCATCGAAGCCGGTTTTGAATGGCGTGCGCCGGGTTGTTCCATGTGTTTGGCGATGAATGCCGACCGCCTCGAACCGGGCGAACGTTGCGCCTCCACCTCCAACCGCAATTTTGAAGGGCGGCAAGGGCAGGGCGGACGCACCCATCTGGTCAGCCCCGCAATGGCAGCGGCGGCAGCGGTCACCGGACATTTCGCGGATGTGAGGACGCTCTAA